The genomic segment GTTTCTTCTGGCTGGTTCAGGCGGTGGGGCTAGGGGATGACGGCGTGGCCGGAGACTTGTAGGACGGCTTCGGGGTCCCAGAGGCGGCGAACTTCGGCGACGGTGAGGGCCGGGGCGGCGCCGCCGAGGAGGGACCGCCAGATGTTGCCGATCGCTCGGGACGCGCCCTTGTAGTCGTCGATCGAGGTCACCTGGATCTCGATGCGGGTGAGGTGCTCGGGGGTGCCGCCGGCTGCGGCCAGGGCGACCAGCAGGTTCTGGACCGCGCGGTCGAACTGGGCGACGAGGCCGCCGTCGACGATCCGGGCGTCGCGGTCGGCGCCGGTCTGGGCGGCGAGGAAGACGAGTTGGCCGGTGGCGATCGTGGCGTGTGAGTAGCCGCGGGGTTTGGGCAGTTCGAAGGGGTTCACTCGGCGGACGGGGTCGCTCTCGGCGGCTCGCCGGCCGGCGCGCGTGCGCCCGTCCACCGCCGCCATCCGAGGCCGCGCCTCAGCCTCCGCCGCTGCCGCTCGGGGGCGGGCCTCGACCACGGCGCGGGGCCGGGCGTCGGCCTCCGCGGCCGACCGCAGCCGGCCCTCAGCCTCCGCGGCAGGCCGTAGCCGAGCCTCGGCCTCCGCAGCCGGCCGTAGCCGGCCCTCGGCCGCCCCGCGGGACCGGCCGTCGGCCGGCGCGCCGGCCCGCGGACGGGTGTCTTCGGCGGGCACCCCGGAGCGCGAGCGCAAGTCCTCCGCCGGCACCCCAGAGCGCGGACGTAAGTCCTCGGCCGGTAC from the Cryptosporangium phraense genome contains:
- a CDS encoding Rid family hydrolase yields the protein MTDPLEEPSAGGDLREFGTVDEMSPGRSLLRREDPARVAARAAREQSRDDDRRVPQQRRGEPDEYRGRVLSRRADVEVDPRVDTGDRLRGVADTGDRLRRPAVADTGDRLRGLVDTGDRPRGAAAVSGRAVVGDPARRAPEALRRAPGETAGDPLGRPGAPADIRPRSGAPAEDMRSRSGVPAEDMRSRSGVPAEDLRPRSGVPAEDLRPRSGVPAEDLRSRSGVPAEDTRPRAGAPADGRSRGAAEGRLRPAAEAEARLRPAAEAEGRLRSAAEADARPRAVVEARPRAAAAEAEARPRMAAVDGRTRAGRRAAESDPVRRVNPFELPKPRGYSHATIATGQLVFLAAQTGADRDARIVDGGLVAQFDRAVQNLLVALAAAGGTPEHLTRIEIQVTSIDDYKGASRAIGNIWRSLLGGAAPALTVAEVRRLWDPEAVLQVSGHAVIP